One genomic segment of Rubripirellula amarantea includes these proteins:
- a CDS encoding ribose-phosphate diphosphokinase codes for MRELKIFSGRANVDLATKICRHLHLDPSAITLGKFPDGENYCKLDEDVRGRDVFLVQPTSPPVNDNLFELLIMIDCCKRASAERITAVIPYYGYARQDRKDEGRVPITAKLAANVITRAGADRVLTMDLHAAQIQGFFDVPVDHLYAAPVLNEHFAKMGYDPNDIVIVSPDEGSIKRALGHKKRLGGTLAIVDKRRTSATQVSQNTIIGGPVEGKIALMFDDMISTAGSICGAARLVHAAGAKEIHIATTHGVLCGPAIERLRDAPIDSIVVTDSIPIPAEKQLPNLVQLSVAPLLAEAIKRIHHDQSISELFRER; via the coding sequence ATGCGTGAACTAAAAATTTTCAGTGGTCGAGCAAACGTCGATCTGGCAACCAAGATTTGTCGCCACCTGCACTTGGATCCTTCCGCCATCACGTTGGGTAAGTTCCCCGATGGCGAAAACTACTGCAAGCTCGACGAGGATGTTCGAGGTCGCGACGTATTCCTGGTCCAACCAACATCGCCGCCGGTGAACGACAACTTATTCGAGTTGTTGATCATGATCGACTGTTGCAAGCGAGCCAGCGCCGAACGAATCACCGCAGTAATTCCGTACTACGGCTACGCTCGACAGGATCGCAAGGATGAAGGACGCGTGCCTATCACAGCCAAGCTGGCCGCGAACGTGATCACTCGCGCCGGTGCTGACCGCGTGCTGACGATGGACTTGCATGCTGCCCAGATCCAAGGGTTCTTTGACGTTCCCGTTGATCACTTGTACGCCGCACCGGTGCTGAACGAGCACTTCGCCAAAATGGGTTACGACCCGAACGACATTGTCATCGTCAGCCCCGACGAAGGCAGTATCAAACGAGCGTTGGGTCACAAGAAGCGACTTGGCGGAACGTTAGCGATCGTCGACAAGCGACGCACCAGCGCGACTCAGGTGTCTCAGAACACCATCATCGGTGGGCCGGTCGAAGGCAAAATAGCGTTGATGTTTGACGACATGATCAGCACCGCGGGCTCGATTTGCGGCGCGGCGCGGTTGGTGCATGCGGCCGGCGCCAAAGAGATTCACATCGCGACGACTCACGGCGTCTTGTGCGGTCCAGCAATTGAACGATTGAGGGATGCACCGATTGATTCGATTGTGGTGACGGACTCGATTCCGATCCCTGCTGAAAAGCAGTTGCCCAACTTGGTGCAGTTATCGGTAGCGCCTCTGTTGGCTGAAGCGATCAAACGTATTCACCACGACCAATCGATCAGCGAACTATTTCGAGAGCGGTAA
- a CDS encoding choice-of-anchor Q domain-containing protein: MLAGDAINLPIDANSLASSIREVYLNQFGDASFIETINTGDQKRGYTFSSNEDRLGIQVQAFSFDVDLDLEIAVYGGTAGMTSDQFDSDDNTSNLDPQLGASSNGQIALSFLVGERQEDNTGTFQLNAFSDESFASSAITFSGETATASGNVSKTEDFDFISFVAPESGNYVIEVLPDVTLDATFNVYTQSGQPIVGNYLVPVNDGATGSPERTVVNLFAGAEYFVRVDGLGADAGDFDLNIQSLTLDVTTLEDVVDSGDGVLSLREAINIANSAPAASRIVLGEGTHTLTLTGADDSNATGDLDLRNDISIVGAGSELTTIDAGGATGINDRVFDTVTGDFDIAIAGLTIRGGVAGNDGAGILHRGSGTLSLDDVTLEDNTAGNGGGGLFVANGATAEVTDSKFLSNQAAFGGGIFNEGTVTVNRSRLSGNTGTSLGGGIETERAARTNVYGSTIDNNTAYAGGGISTFNATTTIVNSTISGNSSDVQGGAVLNTVDNTGSTSRTLIVQSTIAGNSGDQAGVVHSGGQNGADPNSGIIEIANSIVVDSVAPAGNFSFDSAVITSLGNNLSSDDANSVLDAVGDLIDVTDPVIELSLSTRGGGLPTHALVDGSPAIDAGNDDNARFPGSDAVLDVADPAIVLDGQGLAFPRFAGDAVDIGAHERFEFEASNFVVTVGWDDLNLTDDVVTLREAVFASNLQPGQQEITFFPNDDPSINRYINFNSDIAITDSVTITGSGAKSLTLRPSGNSRFFTIDDGDDANLIDVEISGVTMTGGSSATNGNEREDNGGAIYSRENLTIRNSVLTGNQTVSKGGAIYSKIPAATLTVLGSTLLGNTGSQGAAIWSDSNVVIRQSTLTGNAADGSGSAAYIGGLGGLSISNSTIAGNVGLSALLNLSSQDIVLQSSIVVGNRTDDGTFTNIESDVDTDLSSNNLIGVGGNGGLTDGTLGNLVGVDWTKVMRNNGVDPIVEFNLGPTPFILPTTNPDDSSRDAIDAGNNLNAEVSDQRGLPAVRDDGNGVDIGAIEVQEFSFVVTTANDELSFDNEDTSLREALIALAYVEETPTITFAPWVKQIDLTLGELVVESGVYIVGPVTLDAGGNSRVIRFDAYGESLTIDKVTITGGQTDTDGGGIFVQTSGSSLQLRNSTISGNTAGENGGGIANYRGEVTIDNSTISGNVAGYMGGGVHVHYESLAISSSTIVGNTADIGGGIETGFDDHFTEFSIVNSIIAGNTATTSHPDIRSVRQPQTIRYSLIGDNSGTDLIESQTADPLTGNIIGDASGTGIVDPMLADLADNGGSTPTHALLLGSPAIDAGSPSLTVDDPSRTRHILDDFSIDKFATHYDFIDVFSDAENSPEVVDGQGQLNPDSGTAVFVWNGSETLSQVGDLVSLDFAFQDPFILSSNSFAEMTLGLGILDANTLEVLSELRAATRNGTVTSFDDELTQTVLSGAPSGLMNLQVQVTEKNADNMTIEYTLSGIGFDAISGVQTLATTEARFGLAAFNVDGNSGVVDNLTYSTIPSTDQRGAGSPRLLSFNGGPDARIDMGAFELAPLNVAPTFEVVQELNVLEDAGPQTVFDVAFNFDPGAGESSVPADTRVLHDEGEDGTVDPLSNDNMSPTDLGVLTPGSNLVSGRLDPARTSMNVDVFTFTVEEGYQWTNLLVEDYSYVADSVPSNERNAFLAINDDAFFPYDVFELDVNNNPNLDFQQFLGGTVFGLDDLPDSGGFDILPRAGNVTGRKFQGPLNAGTYTIYIQQTGPSNTYTLDFRVAPVISQWLTAYTVSNIANPEFFTAVPTINARGHLSYQTAPDAVGTTTFEVTATDSGGTFNGGSNTSASEIITLTIEGVNDAPSFNDGTDPPPMSPPAVLQDSGDQVVAGFITDFAVGPDNESDQSVTAYSVTNVSDPTLFSSGPSISLEGVLTYTPADGAFGTATFDVTIQDDGGTSNGGVDTSEAKSYTITIKEALSVTWDTPDAIAFGNPLTSTQLDATSNLEGTFVYDPPLDTILPAGDSQELSVTFTPTDPFYDSVTRTVSINILATLDYGDAPEDYPVTIANDGASHVVGDLRLGLLLDAEEDGVPSVAADSDGETDDGVFELASLITVADDATSSSVLVNASADAMLDAWIDFNADGDWDDEGEQIASSVAVGGGLNVVSFVVPAGSAVGTTAARYRLSSAGSLSPNGAATDGEVEDYLVEILDGADVPDVAVTLAGPASEIIGANSQYTILSGQTELFKAFGQSLGAVQITGTLGDEVVTFSIDLSDPIAVLPHSLHIDGFGGTNTLRFANQDSSVDFTLDLIVVANFNTIDLGNDHANSVVLNAGVIRVMSPTTGLVSIIGGPDDAISFEDADDWRMGSVSIVDGRFLRLVENSKTGESLLVELPNAWQNVIRPGDVNNSGDVTSNDALIIINELARRSFSDAEESGKLDDPLTVQEWPNFYYDQNGDGSVTALDALRVINELARLPGSGNGEGEPIVVSLGNAASLAAVTDSSAVKMLTDPSVIAASATKKAASFSSSASASFAGSVLADVTRVDADTVAEALIDQAMNELGQSKGPGLMGLDDFAF, translated from the coding sequence ATGCTCGCCGGGGACGCGATTAACTTGCCGATTGATGCCAATAGCTTGGCCTCGTCGATTCGCGAAGTCTACTTGAACCAATTCGGAGACGCCTCCTTTATCGAGACGATTAACACGGGCGACCAAAAACGAGGCTACACGTTTTCGTCCAACGAAGATCGACTCGGCATCCAAGTGCAAGCGTTCTCATTTGACGTTGATCTAGATTTGGAAATCGCAGTCTATGGCGGCACGGCAGGGATGACCTCAGACCAGTTCGATTCGGATGACAATACGTCCAACTTGGACCCGCAGTTGGGAGCATCTTCAAACGGTCAAATCGCGTTGTCATTTTTGGTGGGTGAACGCCAAGAAGACAACACGGGAACGTTTCAACTGAACGCGTTCAGCGATGAAAGCTTTGCGTCCTCTGCGATTACTTTCAGCGGTGAGACGGCGACGGCCAGCGGCAATGTGTCGAAAACGGAAGACTTTGACTTTATCTCTTTCGTTGCACCAGAGTCTGGCAACTACGTCATCGAAGTCCTGCCCGATGTGACCCTGGACGCGACGTTCAATGTCTATACCCAGTCTGGGCAACCGATCGTCGGCAACTACCTCGTTCCCGTCAACGATGGGGCAACTGGTTCGCCTGAACGGACGGTGGTGAATCTCTTTGCCGGAGCCGAGTACTTTGTTCGCGTCGATGGGCTCGGTGCTGACGCGGGCGACTTTGACTTGAACATTCAGTCGCTGACTCTCGACGTCACGACGTTGGAAGATGTGGTTGATTCAGGTGACGGGGTATTGAGCCTTCGTGAAGCCATCAACATCGCCAATTCGGCACCTGCGGCCAGCCGAATTGTGCTCGGCGAGGGCACTCATACGCTGACCCTAACCGGCGCGGACGATAGCAATGCTACCGGAGACTTAGACCTTCGCAATGACATCAGCATCGTTGGTGCCGGTTCGGAATTGACAACCATCGACGCTGGTGGTGCGACGGGAATCAATGACAGGGTTTTCGATACAGTCACCGGAGACTTTGATATCGCCATCGCCGGGCTGACCATTCGTGGTGGTGTAGCGGGCAACGATGGCGCGGGGATTCTGCATCGGGGCAGTGGCACCTTGTCTCTTGACGACGTGACTTTGGAAGACAACACGGCCGGCAACGGTGGTGGTGGACTGTTCGTTGCCAACGGTGCGACGGCTGAGGTGACCGATTCGAAGTTCTTATCCAACCAAGCAGCGTTTGGTGGAGGCATCTTCAACGAAGGCACGGTCACGGTGAACCGCTCTCGGCTATCCGGCAACACGGGCACATCCCTTGGTGGCGGAATCGAGACAGAACGAGCCGCGCGTACGAACGTTTACGGATCGACGATTGACAACAATACGGCGTACGCCGGCGGCGGAATCTCAACGTTCAATGCTACCACCACAATCGTAAACTCGACCATTAGCGGAAACAGTTCGGACGTTCAGGGTGGAGCCGTCTTGAATACCGTGGACAACACGGGAAGTACGAGCCGTACGCTCATCGTTCAGTCGACGATTGCCGGAAATTCAGGTGACCAAGCCGGCGTCGTCCATTCCGGCGGTCAGAACGGAGCAGATCCCAATTCAGGAATCATCGAGATCGCGAACTCCATCGTGGTCGATAGCGTCGCGCCGGCTGGCAACTTTTCGTTCGATTCCGCGGTAATCACTTCGTTGGGAAATAATCTGTCGAGCGACGATGCGAACTCGGTACTCGACGCCGTCGGTGACTTGATTGACGTAACCGATCCAGTGATTGAACTATCGTTGTCCACTCGTGGCGGAGGGCTGCCGACGCACGCTTTGGTCGATGGCAGTCCAGCGATCGACGCTGGCAACGACGACAACGCTCGTTTCCCTGGCAGTGACGCGGTGCTTGATGTTGCCGATCCGGCCATCGTGCTTGATGGACAGGGATTGGCCTTTCCAAGATTCGCGGGCGACGCGGTCGACATCGGCGCTCATGAACGATTTGAATTTGAGGCATCGAATTTCGTTGTGACTGTTGGTTGGGATGACCTCAACCTGACCGATGATGTCGTGACGTTGCGAGAGGCAGTCTTTGCCTCCAACCTTCAGCCCGGTCAGCAAGAGATTACGTTCTTTCCCAATGACGATCCCTCAATCAATCGCTATATCAATTTCAATAGCGACATTGCCATCACTGACAGCGTCACCATCACCGGATCGGGCGCCAAGTCATTAACTCTTCGGCCGTCTGGTAATTCTCGATTCTTCACCATTGATGACGGCGACGACGCCAATCTGATCGACGTTGAAATTTCGGGTGTCACGATGACGGGTGGGTCTTCGGCAACGAACGGCAACGAACGTGAAGACAACGGCGGTGCGATCTACAGCCGCGAAAATTTGACGATTCGCAACAGCGTTCTTACTGGTAACCAAACGGTGTCCAAAGGCGGAGCAATCTATTCCAAGATTCCAGCGGCAACATTGACGGTTCTGGGTAGTACATTGCTAGGGAACACGGGTTCGCAAGGCGCTGCGATTTGGTCGGACAGCAATGTGGTGATCCGACAATCAACGTTGACAGGCAACGCAGCCGACGGCTCTGGTTCGGCGGCCTACATTGGGGGACTCGGCGGCCTTTCGATTTCCAACAGTACGATTGCGGGCAACGTGGGCCTTTCGGCGCTCTTGAATCTATCCTCGCAAGACATCGTACTGCAAAGCAGCATCGTTGTCGGTAACCGAACGGACGATGGGACGTTCACAAACATTGAATCCGATGTTGATACCGATCTGTCGTCGAACAACTTGATCGGAGTCGGCGGAAACGGCGGACTCACCGATGGCACGCTCGGCAATCTAGTAGGCGTGGACTGGACGAAGGTGATGCGAAACAACGGGGTTGACCCGATCGTTGAATTCAACCTCGGACCGACGCCGTTCATACTGCCAACGACGAATCCTGACGATTCCAGTCGCGACGCAATCGACGCAGGCAATAATCTAAACGCCGAAGTCAGTGACCAACGCGGCCTGCCCGCGGTTCGTGATGATGGCAACGGAGTGGACATTGGTGCCATCGAGGTTCAAGAGTTTAGCTTTGTTGTTACGACGGCGAATGACGAATTATCTTTTGATAACGAGGACACCAGTCTGCGTGAAGCGTTGATCGCGCTAGCTTATGTGGAGGAAACGCCGACGATCACCTTTGCACCGTGGGTAAAGCAAATTGACCTCACCCTTGGCGAACTTGTCGTCGAGAGCGGAGTCTACATCGTTGGTCCGGTGACCCTTGACGCGGGCGGCAACTCTCGCGTGATTCGCTTCGACGCGTACGGCGAGTCTTTGACGATCGACAAAGTAACCATCACGGGTGGCCAAACCGACACTGACGGCGGCGGCATCTTCGTGCAAACAAGCGGATCGTCGCTTCAGCTTCGAAACAGCACGATCTCAGGCAACACGGCCGGCGAGAACGGTGGCGGTATCGCAAACTACCGTGGTGAAGTTACGATTGATAACTCGACCATTTCAGGCAATGTCGCCGGCTATATGGGTGGTGGAGTGCATGTGCATTATGAGAGCCTAGCAATTTCTAGCAGCACAATCGTTGGAAATACCGCCGACATTGGTGGTGGTATCGAGACCGGGTTTGACGATCACTTCACAGAGTTTTCGATTGTCAATTCAATCATCGCGGGAAACACGGCGACAACGAGCCACCCCGATATCCGCTCGGTTCGCCAGCCACAAACGATTCGTTACAGCTTGATTGGCGATAACAGTGGCACCGACCTGATCGAGTCCCAAACGGCTGATCCATTAACGGGCAATATCATTGGCGACGCCAGTGGTACGGGCATTGTTGATCCGATGTTGGCCGATTTAGCTGACAATGGCGGTTCAACTCCGACACACGCTTTGTTACTGGGCAGCCCAGCGATCGATGCGGGTTCGCCGAGTCTGACGGTGGATGATCCCAGTCGGACTCGTCACATCCTAGACGACTTTTCGATCGATAAATTTGCGACTCACTACGACTTCATCGATGTGTTCAGTGACGCCGAGAACAGCCCCGAAGTCGTTGACGGCCAGGGTCAGCTAAACCCAGATAGCGGCACAGCGGTGTTCGTTTGGAATGGCAGCGAAACACTTTCCCAGGTCGGTGACCTCGTATCACTCGACTTTGCCTTTCAAGACCCATTCATCCTCAGCTCGAATTCTTTCGCAGAAATGACGTTGGGATTGGGAATTCTCGACGCCAACACCCTGGAAGTCTTAAGCGAACTGCGAGCTGCGACGAGAAACGGAACGGTTACATCCTTCGATGACGAATTGACTCAAACGGTACTCTCGGGTGCGCCCAGCGGTTTAATGAATTTGCAGGTCCAGGTCACGGAGAAGAACGCCGACAACATGACGATTGAGTACACGCTTTCGGGTATCGGCTTTGATGCCATCTCAGGCGTTCAAACGTTAGCGACTACCGAAGCTCGATTTGGGTTAGCTGCGTTCAACGTCGACGGAAACTCCGGTGTGGTTGATAACTTGACTTACTCAACGATTCCATCGACTGACCAGCGCGGCGCCGGGTCGCCTCGGCTGCTTTCATTCAACGGTGGTCCCGATGCTCGAATTGACATGGGTGCGTTCGAGTTAGCGCCTTTGAATGTCGCTCCTACGTTTGAAGTAGTCCAAGAGCTGAACGTTTTGGAAGACGCTGGCCCTCAAACCGTTTTCGATGTCGCGTTTAACTTTGATCCTGGTGCAGGTGAAAGTAGCGTTCCTGCTGACACTCGCGTGTTGCACGACGAGGGCGAAGATGGCACCGTCGACCCGCTATCCAACGACAATATGTCGCCAACGGATTTGGGTGTTTTGACGCCGGGGTCTAATCTCGTTAGCGGGCGACTTGACCCGGCTCGCACATCCATGAACGTGGACGTGTTCACGTTCACAGTCGAAGAAGGGTATCAGTGGACCAATCTGTTGGTGGAAGACTACAGCTACGTTGCAGATTCGGTACCGAGCAATGAACGCAACGCTTTCCTAGCGATCAACGATGACGCGTTTTTCCCGTACGACGTGTTCGAGCTAGATGTTAACAACAATCCTAACTTGGACTTCCAGCAATTTCTTGGCGGAACCGTCTTTGGACTCGATGACCTTCCCGACAGCGGTGGTTTCGACATCCTGCCGCGTGCGGGCAACGTGACCGGCCGTAAGTTCCAAGGGCCACTGAACGCTGGTACTTACACGATCTACATCCAACAAACGGGTCCCTCGAATACCTACACTTTGGATTTCCGGGTTGCTCCAGTCATATCGCAGTGGTTGACGGCCTACACCGTGTCGAACATCGCTAATCCTGAATTCTTCACCGCGGTGCCAACGATCAACGCTCGCGGTCATCTCTCCTACCAGACCGCACCCGATGCGGTGGGAACGACTACTTTTGAAGTCACCGCTACCGATAGCGGCGGGACGTTCAACGGAGGTTCTAATACTTCCGCATCCGAAATCATCACGCTGACGATTGAAGGTGTGAACGATGCGCCATCGTTCAACGACGGAACTGATCCACCACCGATGTCGCCACCAGCGGTTCTGCAAGATTCCGGCGATCAGGTAGTGGCAGGATTCATCACTGACTTTGCCGTTGGGCCAGACAACGAATCGGACCAATCGGTGACTGCTTACTCAGTGACGAACGTGAGTGATCCGACCCTATTTTCGTCGGGACCCAGCATCAGCCTTGAAGGAGTCCTGACCTACACGCCCGCAGATGGAGCGTTTGGGACCGCAACGTTCGACGTGACGATTCAAGACGACGGTGGAACCAGCAACGGTGGCGTTGATACGTCCGAGGCTAAGTCCTACACGATCACGATCAAGGAAGCCTTGTCGGTGACATGGGATACGCCTGACGCGATCGCGTTTGGCAATCCGTTGACGAGCACGCAGCTTGACGCGACGTCGAATCTCGAAGGGACATTTGTGTACGACCCACCCTTGGATACGATTTTGCCAGCGGGCGATTCCCAAGAATTGTCGGTCACCTTCACCCCCACGGATCCTTTTTACGATTCGGTCACGCGAACCGTTTCGATCAATATCTTGGCGACACTCGACTACGGTGACGCTCCCGAAGATTACCCCGTAACCATTGCCAACGATGGCGCATCGCACGTCGTCGGGGACCTCCGTTTGGGATTACTGCTTGATGCTGAAGAGGATGGCGTGCCATCGGTCGCAGCGGATTCGGATGGCGAAACTGACGACGGTGTGTTTGAACTAGCTAGTTTGATCACCGTCGCCGACGATGCGACCTCGTCGAGTGTGCTGGTCAACGCATCCGCTGATGCAATGCTGGACGCTTGGATCGACTTTAACGCAGACGGCGATTGGGATGACGAGGGAGAACAAATTGCATCCAGCGTAGCGGTCGGCGGCGGGCTCAACGTTGTTTCGTTTGTCGTTCCCGCTGGTTCAGCCGTTGGAACCACAGCCGCTCGCTATCGACTGAGCTCGGCCGGTTCGCTTTCGCCCAACGGTGCGGCCACCGATGGCGAAGTGGAGGACTACCTGGTTGAGATTCTTGATGGCGCTGACGTGCCCGATGTAGCCGTGACATTAGCCGGGCCTGCGTCGGAAATCATCGGTGCGAATTCACAGTACACCATCCTGAGTGGCCAAACCGAGCTTTTCAAAGCTTTTGGACAATCGCTCGGCGCCGTGCAGATCACGGGAACGCTGGGTGATGAGGTCGTCACGTTCTCGATAGACCTTTCCGATCCGATTGCTGTCCTGCCGCACAGTTTGCATATCGACGGGTTCGGCGGAACCAACACGCTACGGTTTGCCAACCAGGACTCAAGCGTCGATTTCACACTCGACCTAATCGTTGTCGCCAACTTCAACACGATCGACCTTGGCAATGACCATGCGAATTCCGTGGTTCTAAACGCGGGCGTTATCCGCGTGATGTCGCCAACGACGGGTCTTGTATCAATCATCGGCGGTCCCGACGATGCGATCAGCTTCGAGGACGCGGACGATTGGCGAATGGGAAGCGTTTCCATTGTCGATGGACGTTTCTTGCGTTTGGTTGAAAACTCCAAAACCGGCGAATCACTGCTCGTGGAACTGCCCAACGCGTGGCAAAACGTCATTCGGCCTGGCGACGTTAACAACAGCGGAGATGTCACTTCCAACGATGCCCTTATCATCATCAACGAACTCGCTCGACGATCCTTTTCGGATGCTGAAGAATCCGGCAAACTCGATGATCCGTTAACGGTCCAAGAATGGCCGAACTTCTACTACGATCAAAACGGCGATGGATCAGTGACCGCGCTCGATGCGTTGCGAGTCATCAATGAACTCGCTCGATTGCCTGGTAGCGGAAACGGCGAAGGCGAACCGATTGTGGTGAGTCTTGGAAATGCAGCTTCGTTAGCGGCGGTGACTGACTCGTCCGCGGTCAAGATGCTTACCGATCCGAGTGTGATTGCCGCCTCAGCGACTAAGAAGGCGGCCTCGTTCTCAAGCTCGGCTTCGGCCTCATTCGCGGGCTCAGTGTTGGCGGACGTCACTCGCGTCGACGCCGATACGGTGGCGGAAGCATTGATCGATCAAGCGATGAATGAACTGGGACAATCAAAGGGTCCAGGATTGATGGGACTTGATGACTTCGCGTTCTAG
- a CDS encoding sugar phosphate nucleotidyltransferase produces the protein MNSPCAVVLAAGKGTRMKSDLPKVLCPVVDRPMIHFVLDALEKAGVKKLIVVVGYEADAVKLALAERSSDIEFVTQTEQLGTGHAVQMCREVLEQQTGPTIVVAGDSPLIQPTSLSKLLAHLQDAKPALLLGTLEKDDPTGLGRIVRNAAGEFTGIVEHKDATPEQLKICEVNMSTYLFQTQDLLAALDKLSNDNAQGEYYLTDCASILRTSGRPVEALPVLQECEALSINNPDELRLVDEKMRAMGYA, from the coding sequence ATGAATTCCCCCTGTGCCGTCGTCTTGGCTGCTGGCAAAGGTACTCGCATGAAAAGCGATTTGCCGAAGGTTTTGTGCCCTGTCGTCGATCGTCCGATGATCCACTTTGTGCTTGATGCGTTAGAGAAAGCGGGGGTCAAGAAGTTGATTGTCGTGGTGGGATACGAAGCGGATGCTGTCAAATTGGCCTTGGCCGAACGCAGCAGCGATATCGAATTCGTCACCCAAACGGAACAACTCGGAACCGGCCACGCGGTTCAAATGTGTCGCGAGGTCCTGGAACAACAAACCGGGCCAACCATTGTGGTTGCTGGCGATTCCCCGCTGATCCAACCGACTAGTTTGTCGAAGTTGTTAGCTCACTTGCAAGACGCGAAACCGGCTCTGCTGCTTGGCACACTTGAAAAGGACGATCCTACGGGCCTAGGACGCATTGTGCGAAACGCGGCAGGCGAATTCACCGGCATCGTCGAACACAAAGACGCAACGCCAGAACAATTGAAGATCTGCGAAGTGAACATGAGCACTTACTTGTTTCAAACGCAGGACCTCTTGGCTGCCCTGGACAAGCTATCCAACGATAACGCTCAAGGTGAATACTACTTGACCGATTGTGCGTCGATCTTGCGAACCTCGGGCCGACCGGTCGAAGCCTTGCCGGTCCTGCAGGAATGCGAAGCTCTTTCCATCAACAATCCAGACGAACTTCGGCTCGTTGACGAAAAAATGCGAGCGATGGGTTATGCGTGA
- a CDS encoding 3-keto-disaccharide hydrolase, translating into MTARIALLLCLFGFACPTFALAQDDEATPSPAPIQPIAKAIPVEEESSEKEMADGETGDSDPAKESTSESSEADIPAEPERARAYTSPPADDPSFFLMGEFLGSVNRNNALGTSNSPEDQMGLQLRPIGESDFDALSFSGGLPGEGGKLDDTMRLVGRRAGEAVVLSGASIRSSAGDSIPVALFVDPSGCSVIDSSGKLLGRLDKITRKSRTLGATPPEGAVVLFDGTDTSLLNNATVTDEGLLAEGFSIKPMIQDFDLHIEFMTPYMPDFDEQKRGNSGVYIHSRYECQVLDSFAQDPKYNGLGAIYTVRAPDVNMAFAPLVWQTYDIRFTAPRYNSDGTKFSNARITSWVNGVKVQDDITIEAPTGYGKPEEPVMLPVLLQNHGDPVRFRNMWMIDRGLMQVEFPVEKSEDAGEQDQVEAEPVTESEGILPAPR; encoded by the coding sequence ATGACTGCTCGTATTGCTTTACTGTTGTGCTTATTCGGTTTCGCATGTCCCACCTTCGCCCTGGCTCAAGACGACGAAGCGACTCCTAGCCCAGCACCGATCCAGCCGATCGCCAAGGCGATCCCCGTCGAAGAAGAATCTTCCGAAAAGGAAATGGCTGACGGCGAAACCGGCGACAGCGACCCGGCGAAAGAATCGACGTCTGAATCATCCGAGGCCGACATACCCGCCGAACCTGAACGAGCCCGAGCGTATACGTCACCACCGGCCGACGATCCGAGCTTCTTTTTGATGGGTGAATTTCTCGGCAGCGTCAATCGCAACAACGCGCTCGGCACGTCAAATTCGCCAGAGGACCAAATGGGTCTTCAATTGCGACCGATTGGTGAAAGCGATTTTGATGCTTTGTCATTCTCGGGTGGACTTCCAGGCGAAGGCGGAAAACTAGATGACACGATGCGATTGGTCGGTCGACGTGCCGGTGAAGCGGTCGTTCTCTCGGGTGCGTCCATTCGCTCATCCGCTGGCGATTCCATTCCAGTCGCTCTGTTTGTCGATCCCAGCGGTTGTTCGGTGATCGATTCAAGTGGAAAGCTATTGGGCCGATTGGACAAGATCACTCGTAAGTCACGAACGCTTGGTGCAACGCCACCCGAAGGCGCAGTCGTGCTCTTCGATGGCACGGACACATCACTGCTAAATAACGCGACGGTGACCGACGAAGGATTATTGGCAGAAGGCTTCTCGATCAAGCCGATGATTCAAGACTTTGATTTGCATATCGAATTCATGACGCCATACATGCCCGACTTCGATGAACAAAAGCGAGGGAACAGCGGAGTCTACATTCACAGCCGTTATGAGTGCCAAGTATTGGATTCGTTCGCACAAGATCCGAAGTACAACGGACTCGGTGCGATCTATACCGTTCGGGCACCAGATGTGAACATGGCGTTTGCGCCCTTGGTATGGCAGACCTACGACATTCGTTTCACTGCTCCGCGATACAACTCGGACGGCACCAAGTTTTCCAACGCCCGAATCACGTCGTGGGTAAACGGCGTCAAGGTTCAGGACGACATTACCATCGAAGCGCCCACGGGATACGGCAAGCCAGAAGAGCCGGTCATGTTGCCTGTCTTGCTACAGAATCATGGCGACCCGGTTCGCTTCCGCAACATGTGGATGATCGACCGCGGTCTGATGCAAGTCGAATTCCCGGTCGAGAAAAGCGAAGACGCTGGTGAACAAGACCAAGTCGAAGCGGAACCAGTCACCGAATCCGAAGGCATCTTGCCGGCCCCGCGATAA